The stretch of DNA CGTTCAGCGCGTTGGTGAATGCGTTGGCGGCGACTGGGCTCGGAATGTTTGTTTACTTCCGGGATCCCGCCGCTCCTCGCAATCGCATCTACGGGCTGTATTGTCTGAGCATCGCCTTCTGGAGCATTTTTTACTGCGGGTGGCAACTTACTGAGTCTCGAGAGCTTGCGCTGAGCCTCCTGCGCCTGGTCATGGCCGGCGCGGCCCTTATTCCGATCCTGTATTTTCACCATACCGTCACATTTCTTGATATCGCCGCGGGCCATGCCAAGGCCTTGAAGATCGGGTATGGCCTAGCCGCTTTGTTTCTGTTGGTGGATGCGACGCCCTGGTTCGTGGCGGGCGTGCATCCCGCAATGTCGTTCGCCTTCTGGCCGGTGCCCGGCCCTTTCTTTCATCCCTTTCTGGCGTATTTCCTCTGGTATGTCATCTATGCCACCTCGCTTGTCGGGGTCGCGCTCCGAGATGCCAATGGAATTCGACGCCATCAATATGCCTACATGCTGGCGGCCAGTATTATCGGGTATGTGGGCGGGGCCACGAATTTTCCTCTCTGGTATGGTGTGCCGCTGTTGCCTTACGGCACGGTGCTGATCACGGTGTATACCGCGTTGATGGCGTATACGATCGTTCGGTACCGTCTCATGAATATCAGTGTCGTACTGAATAAGGGCCTTGGTTATGCCATTGTCCTGGCGATTATCGTCGTGGCGACCTCCATCGGTGCGGTGCTCAGTAACCGTGCGACCGGACATTCCACCCCTCCATTATTGGCCGGAACGCTCTTTCTCATTTGCGCGCTCTGGGTGCTCAGCAATAATCCCCGCTCAACTTCGAATACGATCTTCAGCGCTGTGTGTGGGGCCGCCTGTCTCTGGTTATTCGGTTGTTTCATGCTGTTTTCGGCGTCGCGCGAGGATGAGGCGCTTTTCTGGGTGCGGGTCATCTATACCGGCATCGTGTTCTTGCCCGCATTGACGTACCACTTCGCGCAGACCCTTGCAGGAGTGGCCGCCTATGATCGCCTGATCGTGTGGAACTATGTTATCGGAGCACTGTTTTGGAGCCTGTTGTTCACGCCGTATCTCGTAGAGGGACAGTATCTCTACTACTGGGGGCGCTATCCGAAGGCGGGAGTGCTCCACCCGTGGCTGGTGGCCTATGTGGTCGCGGGTGGAGGCCTGACGGTGTATCGCCTGCATCAGGGCTATCGGCTCCATCTCAGTTCAGCCCCGGTACTCGGCGCACAGTTGAAATATACCGGTGTGGCGTTGGCGCTGGGATTCTTCGCCTCTCTCGATTTCTTCCAGAATTATGGCGTGGGGTTTTACCCGGTCGGGTACTTGCTGGCCGGTCTCTCGGTCACCGTCGTGGCATATGCCATCGCTCGATACGAATTGATGGATGTATCGTTCGTCCCGAGCCGGCCGAAGGTGATGCTGTCGATCAAGTTGATGGGCCTGATTCCGGCCTACATGATGATCTTGCTGGTGATCAGAATTTTCACTGGGACGTTTCATTATCTGTTAGCTGGCGTGTTATTCGGTTTGTTTGTCATCGTATCGAGCGGTTTGGCGAACCTTCAGAAGGGCGTCGAGCGGGCTATCGGGCAGACGTTGTTTCGCGAGCGGTATGATGCCTATGACACGCTGGTGCAATTCTCGAAATCTCTGGTGGCCATTCTCGAGTTGAAGTCTCTCACGAAGGAAATCGTGCAGACGCTCGCGCGCGTGATGAACATTAAGACGGCATCCGTCTACGTGCTGGATAAGGAGCAGGGGGTCTACAGTTTGACGGCCGCGTACGGGTTTGTGACCCGCGATTCCATTGTGCCGCCTATTAAGATGGAGGGAGAGTTTCCGAAAGCGTTGCTGCGGACGGAAACGGCTTTGGTTCGAGAGGAAATCGAATACGACAAGGCGGATACAGACTACCTACGATTGCTAGATACCCTGAACGGTCTGGAGTCAGAGGTGTGCATTCCGTTGATCAGCAAGGAGCGGCTCGTGGGTTTCTGCAACTTAGGCCGCCGGTCCAACCACGGCATGTATTCGACTGAGGAGTTGGCATTGCTCAAGACGCTGGCGCAGCATGCGGCGATCGCGATCGACAACGCGCTCTTGTACGAAGATCTCCGCCGGTCTCAATTGTTGATGCGCCGTACCGACCGGCTACGCTCGCTTGAAACCATGGCGGGCGGGTTTGCCCATGAGATTCGAAACCCGTTGACCTCCATCAAGACCTTTGTGCAATTGGCTCCCGAACGGCGGGACGACGTGGAATTCATGGAACAGTTCAGTCAGGTCGTGTGCGAGGACGTGGAGCGGATCGAACGACTGGTGCACGAGATTCTGGACTATGCGCGGTATATGACGCCCAAGTTGACCCAGGAAAGTCTGAATGACGTGGTCTCGTCCTGTCTCTATTTTATCGAGGTCAAAGCGAGCAGCAAGGCCATCACGATTCAGAAGGAATTGGCGAGCGATCTGCCCTACGTGAAGTTAGATCGGCAGCAGATCAAACAAGTGTTACTGAACTTGTTTATTAACGCGATGGAAGCAATCGGAGGCGACCAAGGGGGCCGCCTGTCCGTTCGTACCCGCAAACTCGTGAAGCCGGTGAATGAGCCCTGGGTTCAGATCGAGGTCGAAGATAGTGGGCCAGGGATCGATCCTCAGGACCTGGATCATATCTTCGATCCATTTTATACCACCAAGCACGAGAGCGGAGAACGCGAAGGAACGGGGCTAGGCTTGACCATTGCTCACCAGATTGTGCAGGAGCATGGAGGCTATGTGGAAGTGGCCAGTGAAGTGGGCCACGGGACGAAGTTCATGGTCAATCTTCCCGTGAATCCTCCTCTGGCGGAGTGGCAGGCTGCGCAGCCCCTGTATGATGACGGCCGAAAGCTGGCCGGATCGTTTTTCGCCAGACCCCACCTGGGCTTGGAGGAACAGTTCGGCAAGCCATCGTCTCCCATCAAAGCCAGCAGCGAAGGATGAGTGGCGCGCGCGGGCGGAGGCCCATCAGGCGTCTGAATGCCTTCTTGCGTTATCCTTGTCGAGTCAACCATTCGAGTATTCTGTTCTCTGCCCAGAAGCGATCTTCCTGCGGGCGCCGACGCTGAAAAAATCCGCAGTGTCCTCCATGGCGTAGTAGGGTGAGTGTAATGTTGGGATTGTGCCGGATCGCCGGGGTTTCAAATATGGAGGCAGGAATGAACGGATCATCCTGCGCGGTGATGATCAACGTAGGCACGGCGATGTGCTGGAGAACGTGGCGCGCTCCTGCGCGGTCATAATAATCGACGACATTCCGATACCCACCATCTCGAGCGGTGTAGGCTTCGTCAAACTGGGTGATCGTTTTCATCGAATCCAACGGCGACACATCCCACCGTCCCGGGAAAAGTGCGGCCTTCCGTCGCAGTCTCGCTTTCAAGCTTGAGAGGAAGTGCCGGTGGTAGAGCCAATTTCTGGGTTGCTCGAGAGCGACCACACACTGGGTGGGATCAATATTTGGACTGACGGCGACCACGCCTGCCAATGCCGGATCAGACGGTCCCATCTCTCCTGCCGCTTTCAAGACGAGATTTCCGCCCATCGAATATCCTACCAGCCATATTGGGGACAGGTGATCGCGTATCCGCAATTCCTGGATGATCGCTCGATAATCGTTACTGAGTCCGCTGTTGTACAGAGTTTGAGTCAGGTGGTCACTGCCGCCACAGGTTCGTTGGTTCATGCGGATCACGTTAAATCCAGCACGGTAGGCCTTGATCGTCATCCCTCGCATATAATGGGATTCTGCGGATCCCTCAAGCCCGTGGAGCAGGATGAGGGTCGGGGAGTTGCCAGGGTAAGATTGCCAGTGACAGACGCCTTGTAGCTGAGTTCCCGGCTCGGTCGTGAATCGGCGTGTCAGGTGAGGAATGGGTGGTCCTATCGCCTCCCGAGGCCAGTAGCGAGGCACCAAAGTCATGAGATGTCGATTGCGGAGCAGGAGTGCGGGAATGAATCCATCGAGCGCAGCCATATCCGGCTCATCATAAACAAATGCGTCTCTCTGTGCACATTCCATTTCCTGCTGGAGGGCTGACTTTCCCCTCAAGGGTTGCGAGTGAGGAACCGATAACAGAAGCTGGAGAGTTGGTCCCAAAAGGAGGCAGGTATGCTGACTGCGATCGGCGATGTGATGAGGCGAGTGTACGAACGAGGATGGATTACGACCAGGGATGGCAACATCAGCATGCGGAAGCGGGCGGGCAAGTATCTCTACATTACGCCATCCGGATGGCGTAAGACGATTGTTCACCCGGAACACATAGTTCGCTTAGAGGTCGTGACTGATCCTGTGACCGGACAATTGATCCCCAACGTGCGTGATGGGCAACACCCATCGGGTGAGCTGTGGATGCATTGGAATCTTCAGAGGGAGACAAAAAAGACGAGAACGGTGGTCCATGTTCATGCCACGCACATCGTGGCCGCCATGTATGCCGGGATCGATTTGCAGGCCATGAGTGCGGAGTTTCCGGAGATTTCTCGCTACACTCGCGTAGGGCGGTCAGTCCCCGCAGTGCCCGCCTTATCACGTGATCTGGCTGATATGACGGCGGAGTGTTTGGGGTTGAGGAACGATGGGACGCTTGAATTCGATATTGTCGGGCAAATGAATCACGGCGTCTGTGCCGTCGCCATGGATCCCTGGGGAGCCTATGAGCATATTGAGCGGCTCGACCATATTTGCGAGATTGTGCTCAAGAGCGGGGCTGGCTCAAGAACGGTGAGGCCATCGTCGCCCAGGTGACACATAAGACCAGGGGGATATGAAGAAAGGGGGCTGTCGGTGCGACACCGTCAGCCCCCTTTGTCTTGTGGAGCCACGAACATATTTCAGTCGGATGGTTGCATTCGCATGACGACATAGCCCCAATGCTGGTTCGCGGTTGCATCTTTTCCGGACGTTTCCCAAAGTAAGACTTTATGGTTCTCCAGCCTTTTGAACCGCTGCCTTTCGGTCTGTCAGCTCGTGCACACTTCCCGCCACCAGATGTTGCACTAAGTTGTAAAGAATAATCGGTACCATAATGCGTGGAAAAGAGGCGAGCACGAGTGAGGCAAGCACCAACCCCGTCCCATTGTTGTTCATGCCAAGCCCGTACATGAGCGAAACACGATCCGCCTGGTCTGTCTTAAACAGACAGCTGAGCCAGTAGGCAGCGGCAAACCCCGTAATACAGAGCCCCGCTGTGATGACAAGGGTTAGAACTAAAAAGTCCACATCGGGCTGTGCGATAGCCTGCGGGAGTGACACGGATGCATTCGAGTAATTCAGCACCAACAAGACGAGGGAATTGATGAGTTTTATGTGCGGCATGACAGCGGCGAGCTGTCTTTCCGGGACTGTGAATCGGATACTTAGCCCCAAGAGCGATGGCAGGACAACCCAAAAACCAAGAAAGGCTCCGGAGCCATAATCAGCAAGATTATGCAGTACCGTTTCATACTCCCTTGATGCCATCTCTCCAAACACATAGAACGCCAAGGGTGTGATGATTGGACTGAAGACTGTAGAGCACAGCACTAATCCTAAACTGAGTGCCAAATTTCCATTGGAGTTCTGCGCCCAGGCGGTGGACGAGCCGGCAATCGGCATAGCTGCGACCAAGGCTAGCCCCACAAGAATGTGTTGCGCCTCCTCGGGGTTATGCCACAGCAGCAGAAGGAGGTTGACGCAGAAGATATAGCCGATTGGAATGAGAAGGTTGGCTGCGAGTCCAGCTGCCAATACCCCGGTCTTCTGTATGAGAGATTTTAACTGGGATATTTGTACGCCCAGTCCAGCGTTAAACATCAGCGTGCCGAGGAGCAACAGGACGAGAGACACGTGGATCGTCGTCCCAAAGACTCGTATGTCACCGAACGAGAGCGTTCTGATCCCTAGCCCCGCTGTCGGAAACACGGCCGCTATCGCATACGAGCTGATCAGGAACCAAAGTAGGTGGTGGTGGACGAACTGAGACAGGTTGGAAACTGTGAATGTGCGGTGCCCCATTGAAGATGCTACCTAATCATGCAGCAGCGCCAAAATCCAAGCGCAGATTACAGGTCAGAATAATAGGACCATGGTAAAAATAGCAGCTCATTGTCTGCCACACTGAGAATGGAAGCCACGATTCCGATCAGCAAGCCGACAGATACACCTGCGGCAGCCTGCGAGATACCGATGGTTCCGGAACTCACAGCTGGCGAGGGGGAATGCGCGAAAACCAAGAGAAGCGCAATCACGAGCAATAGGATCACAATCACGCGATGAAGAGTGTGGGATGCACATCGAGTCGCTACTCCTGCTCGCACCCAGGCCCCGACGAGGCTCCATCCCAAAAGATTTTCAACGATCATCCATGCCTGAGCAATGGACCAGAAGGGAATGATCCAGATTCGAACTATGAAGGCTGAAACAACGGCCGCCAGACTTCTAACCCTGTTCAAAATGACGGACTCTGAAGGCGGGAAGCAGAAAGAGTGACGCAGAAGTGGCAATTGACATTCAGCCCCGCCTAAACCAATCGAACCAACAAACACACCGATAGTTGTTCCAGCACCAAATACCGGCAAGATTCGATGCCCTGTTGGTTCTCTCTTGCACATGATGTTCAGCGCTCAGTGGGTAGCATGTTCAATTGCCGGAAAATGTTGCGACGAGTCGAATCGTCACTGAGCGAAAGAGGTGCCCCGCTATCCTTCCTCACTCAGTCCATTGATCGGTCTTGGGCCTTTCCCCTGCTTCACAGCAGCAGAGAAAAGAAGCGACGAAGCCTACCATTCCCACCAAATCGACTTCGGTGAGTTTTGATCGAAGTGCCAGCGGGTCGAGCTCTGTACCCGCCAGAAACGTGAGGACGACTGCCCCGAAGGCGGCCAGGAAGCGGACCCAATCAGCATTCGGCAGGAGAAGGGCTTGTAGTCCGAGTAGACTGAGCACAGCGGCGAGGCTGACCCCCACACAAGTCTCTATCAATGCGACAGAGACGCGGAGATGGTAGGCGATGAGTGTGGAGAGTACTGCGAGGGCGAGCCACAGGAAGGCAACGGTAAAGATCTGTTCCATGGGAGGGGCCTCCATCAACCTAGTGGCTGGACATACGGCGCTTCTTAGCGCCTGTCACAACACCATGACGACTCCACAGCTACCTGCATGTAGCCTAGGAGTCATCAGCCTTCGGAAAGGCGGTTGATGGGGGACTCCATCCCCGACAGTTTGAAGTTTACCGAATCCAAGACAAGAAGGACAGACGTGAATTTAGCACTACACTGTATCTGCGAAAGATCAATATCTGAATGAGTCGCCCCTCGCATTCACTGAACCCTTTTCTCGCCGTCGCAGGCCGCGGCGCAAAGCGTCCAGGCGTGGCACATGTTCTTCACAGCAGTCAGGGTGCGGTTGCGCTGCAGCGCGAGCCACCCCCTGACCTTATGGAGTCATTTGTTTAGGCTACGACCAGCCTAGCCACGACAGTAGCTGACTCACTGCCCCCCAGGGACAGTAGCCCAAGGCTTGTTCTATTGGACACATTGTTCATCACCTCCCTTCCTGCGGAAACGGCACAATACCGTGCGCGCGGGAGTATTGTGCTCGAACAGGACACGATCTCTGGACACCCTCAAGGACATCCAGACGATTGGTGCTAATAGAGCCCTATGGAATGGCGAGGGTATAGATCAAATACGAAGCACAGTCGTGTGTGATAACACGTCAAGAGTGGCATTTCTCGGGAAGTGAAGACCGGCCAGAGCGAGCATCACCGAATGCGGAAACGAAGGCGTCAGGGGCGTCGCTGAAAAGGCGTCGAGTGTGTGGGATGGCGAAGGATGAGGAGCATCCGAGACTGATTGTGGTCCAAGGAATTTAAAGGTACCGCAGCACTGTCGAACTGGTTCTTGCTCCGGCTCAGCACACCCATTTCCCATGGTGCCGACCGCATAGACAGGGACAAGACACGCATGGGCATTGAAGCTGAATCCAAAGAAGAGGGTCAACGCGAAGAGAGTAAGGATCTATTTGGCATTCATGGTTCTACGCCATCCGATCAAGTATATGCTATGCCTCGTACATACCCGATACAGTCAACGCAAGGTCAGGCCTCTTGAAGGGCATCTTCGAGTGCGAACGCATTCGTGCCGAGGTTCGCTCCGCCTGGCAACTCTCCCACAACCGTTTCTTGCTCTGTTCAGCGTAAAGCCAGCCATTCCGAGCACGATCATACATGACGCCAGTCCGTCCGCCTCGCTTGCATAGCCGGGAGGAAACAACGATCCATCGGACCTTTCTCTCAATGTACTGCTCAAATGCAGTGTCTGCCAGTCTGTCATGACCCCGCATGACATCCAGAAACGTCGCAAGGAACAATCGATTAACCGCATTGCCTACTATCGCTGCACGAAGACCATGCAGCACAGCAACAGCGTCTGTGCCTCAATGCCGCCGCTGTAGAACGCCAGGTGATTGAATATCTATCCGCGTTGAGCGCGCAGGCGGAATGGGCAAAAGTGATGGTCGAGGAGTTGAAGCGGGCCCAGAAGGAGCAAGTGAGGCCGCTGGAATGGGAAGGTATTCGTCGTTGGGCAGGCTTGAACGAGAAATAGATCGGTTGTCAGAGGGATAGGGCAGGAGACTGTCTCCGTACAGCGCATTGAGGATGAGATGCGTCGGCAACAGCAGGAACAGCACGGACTCTAAACTCAGTACCAAGCCGTACAACGACAGATCCAGGAGCATATAACGAGGGAGTACGACGCAGAGATCGTTCTACAAAATCTAAAGGATTTTCGAAGGGTTTGCGCAACGTTACTACCGAAGGAACAGGCCGAAGTTCTTCGGTGTCTCGTGAGGGATATCGTCGTATACCCCGACAAACTCGTTTTCAATATCTTTGAGCTTGCCGAGGTAGAGACAGGTTCGAAACTGCGTAAAGGTTGGCTCCCCGCGCTGTATCCCAGTCGGACGCTTCAGTTTGCATTGCCACTCATAACAAATGGTAATTATCATTCAAACGGGAATGCCAACGGTCTAAAGACCTAAGGTGCCAGTTGAGACCCCGTTATTGTCATCGATAAATCATCAGGTTTCACCAATTCCTCCAACTTAGGGATTTGTGTTCCTTGTGGCAGGTCAAGTCCCTCTATCATCAAAAGCGTTATATCAACTTCTCCAGGATGTAAACCAACGCCAATGCCAGACACTGGTGGTGGCGAAGCCATCGGTTTCGCTGTGTCAAAGTTCACACCTTCGATGACGTATGAATTAGACCCAGCGGCAAGTCGCACACGGCCTCGAACATAGTCGTAGATGCCGTTCTTAGCGTCTAGTGTGACAATTTGAGATAGCCACTGCACTCGCGGGTGAAAACGAATAGAGAGTGCTCGCAGATTCACTTGATGACCTTGTACAAGAAATTCCGTGGGTTTTTTGAGATCAAACCGGGCAATAAGTGGCTGTTCTACTTCTGGATTGTTAGAGATAATCATTAAAGCACGCTGTTGCAGCCAACTAGCAACTGACCCACCCATATATGTCACATTATGGGTCGCCGTCATGTATTGGCGTAGTGTTTCCAAATCGTCCGTGCTTGCGCCTTCGTAATCCACAGTAAATGGGCTCACGTTCACTCTTCGCAGATATATTTCCTCTACTATCCTGCCTCTGATTCGCTTGTCCCCATGTTTTAAAACGGAAATTAACCCAATGTTGGCGCGCTTTGCTTTCTGAATAGCCAAGGCATCAAAGCCGGTGTTACTGCACAACAACATCGCTTTAGCTCGAACGTCGCGACGCTTGGAGTCAGCTATATCAATAGCATCGATGCCCACAGG from Nitrospira sp. encodes:
- a CDS encoding ATP-binding protein, with translation MKVLAFSALVNALAATGLGMFVYFRDPAAPRNRIYGLYCLSIAFWSIFYCGWQLTESRELALSLLRLVMAGAALIPILYFHHTVTFLDIAAGHAKALKIGYGLAALFLLVDATPWFVAGVHPAMSFAFWPVPGPFFHPFLAYFLWYVIYATSLVGVALRDANGIRRHQYAYMLAASIIGYVGGATNFPLWYGVPLLPYGTVLITVYTALMAYTIVRYRLMNISVVLNKGLGYAIVLAIIVVATSIGAVLSNRATGHSTPPLLAGTLFLICALWVLSNNPRSTSNTIFSAVCGAACLWLFGCFMLFSASREDEALFWVRVIYTGIVFLPALTYHFAQTLAGVAAYDRLIVWNYVIGALFWSLLFTPYLVEGQYLYYWGRYPKAGVLHPWLVAYVVAGGGLTVYRLHQGYRLHLSSAPVLGAQLKYTGVALALGFFASLDFFQNYGVGFYPVGYLLAGLSVTVVAYAIARYELMDVSFVPSRPKVMLSIKLMGLIPAYMMILLVIRIFTGTFHYLLAGVLFGLFVIVSSGLANLQKGVERAIGQTLFRERYDAYDTLVQFSKSLVAILELKSLTKEIVQTLARVMNIKTASVYVLDKEQGVYSLTAAYGFVTRDSIVPPIKMEGEFPKALLRTETALVREEIEYDKADTDYLRLLDTLNGLESEVCIPLISKERLVGFCNLGRRSNHGMYSTEELALLKTLAQHAAIAIDNALLYEDLRRSQLLMRRTDRLRSLETMAGGFAHEIRNPLTSIKTFVQLAPERRDDVEFMEQFSQVVCEDVERIERLVHEILDYARYMTPKLTQESLNDVVSSCLYFIEVKASSKAITIQKELASDLPYVKLDRQQIKQVLLNLFINAMEAIGGDQGGRLSVRTRKLVKPVNEPWVQIEVEDSGPGIDPQDLDHIFDPFYTTKHESGEREGTGLGLTIAHQIVQEHGGYVEVASEVGHGTKFMVNLPVNPPLAEWQAAQPLYDDGRKLAGSFFARPHLGLEEQFGKPSSPIKASSEG
- a CDS encoding alpha/beta fold hydrolase, whose translation is MAALDGFIPALLLRNRHLMTLVPRYWPREAIGPPIPHLTRRFTTEPGTQLQGVCHWQSYPGNSPTLILLHGLEGSAESHYMRGMTIKAYRAGFNVIRMNQRTCGGSDHLTQTLYNSGLSNDYRAIIQELRIRDHLSPIWLVGYSMGGNLVLKAAGEMGPSDPALAGVVAVSPNIDPTQCVVALEQPRNWLYHRHFLSSLKARLRRKAALFPGRWDVSPLDSMKTITQFDEAYTARDGGYRNVVDYYDRAGARHVLQHIAVPTLIITAQDDPFIPASIFETPAIRHNPNITLTLLRHGGHCGFFQRRRPQEDRFWAENRILEWLTRQG
- a CDS encoding class II aldolase/adducin family protein codes for the protein MLTAIGDVMRRVYERGWITTRDGNISMRKRAGKYLYITPSGWRKTIVHPEHIVRLEVVTDPVTGQLIPNVRDGQHPSGELWMHWNLQRETKKTRTVVHVHATHIVAAMYAGIDLQAMSAEFPEISRYTRVGRSVPAVPALSRDLADMTAECLGLRNDGTLEFDIVGQMNHGVCAVAMDPWGAYEHIERLDHICEIVLKSGAGSRTVRPSSPR
- a CDS encoding bile acid:sodium symporter, with protein sequence MGHRTFTVSNLSQFVHHHLLWFLISSYAIAAVFPTAGLGIRTLSFGDIRVFGTTIHVSLVLLLLGTLMFNAGLGVQISQLKSLIQKTGVLAAGLAANLLIPIGYIFCVNLLLLLWHNPEEAQHILVGLALVAAMPIAGSSTAWAQNSNGNLALSLGLVLCSTVFSPIITPLAFYVFGEMASREYETVLHNLADYGSGAFLGFWVVLPSLLGLSIRFTVPERQLAAVMPHIKLINSLVLLVLNYSNASVSLPQAIAQPDVDFLVLTLVITAGLCITGFAAAYWLSCLFKTDQADRVSLMYGLGMNNNGTGLVLASLVLASFPRIMVPIILYNLVQHLVAGSVHELTDRKAAVQKAGEP
- a CDS encoding cation:proton antiporter — its product is MEQIFTVAFLWLALAVLSTLIAYHLRVSVALIETCVGVSLAAVLSLLGLQALLLPNADWVRFLAAFGAVVLTFLAGTELDPLALRSKLTEVDLVGMVGFVASFLCCCEAGERPKTDQWTE